The following are from one region of the Bremerella sp. JC817 genome:
- a CDS encoding response regulator codes for MQVLIADDSALVRAMLQDTLEEAGYEVIACADGLQAWDAISRGESRLAVLDWMMPGLSGIEICQRLHESNVANWVYAILLTSKDSPDDILRAFQAGASDHVCKPFREAELLARIRVGQRMINLQMELAQSQKLESVGQLAAGIAHEINTPTQYVGDNIRFLKDSFEDIGEVLEVFDQLLQSFKAGSVDADALAKVEQAMKRADVDYLREEIPQAIDQSLSGVEQVAKIVRAMKDFSHPGGETKTMVNLSESIETTISVARNEWKYVAEVETDFDQSLEDVPCMPGELNQVLLNLIVNAAHAIGDKLGSESTERGTITVGTRRLDNFAEIFVRDTGNGIPESIRRRIFDPFFTTKPVGKGTGQGLAITYSVVVEKHGGEIDFTSEVGKGTTFFVRLPLACGVPA; via the coding sequence ATGCAAGTGCTGATTGCCGACGATAGCGCGCTGGTGCGTGCCATGCTGCAAGACACGCTGGAAGAAGCGGGGTACGAGGTCATCGCTTGCGCCGATGGACTGCAGGCCTGGGACGCGATTTCCCGCGGCGAGTCGCGCCTCGCGGTGCTCGATTGGATGATGCCTGGGCTGAGCGGAATCGAGATCTGTCAGCGGCTGCACGAATCGAACGTTGCCAACTGGGTGTACGCGATCCTGCTGACCTCGAAGGATTCGCCAGACGATATCCTCCGGGCATTTCAGGCCGGTGCCAGCGATCACGTCTGCAAGCCGTTTCGCGAAGCGGAGTTGCTGGCACGCATTCGAGTGGGCCAGCGAATGATCAACTTGCAGATGGAACTGGCCCAGTCACAGAAACTGGAGTCGGTCGGGCAACTTGCCGCGGGGATCGCTCACGAGATCAACACACCCACGCAGTACGTGGGGGACAACATCCGCTTCCTGAAGGATTCGTTCGAGGACATCGGCGAAGTGCTCGAGGTTTTCGACCAGCTCCTGCAGTCGTTCAAAGCAGGCAGTGTCGATGCGGACGCGCTGGCGAAGGTGGAACAAGCGATGAAGCGGGCCGATGTCGACTATCTACGGGAAGAGATTCCCCAGGCCATCGATCAGTCGCTGAGCGGAGTCGAACAGGTCGCAAAGATTGTCCGCGCGATGAAAGACTTCTCGCATCCTGGCGGTGAAACGAAAACGATGGTCAATCTGTCCGAATCGATCGAGACCACAATCTCGGTCGCTCGGAACGAGTGGAAATACGTTGCTGAGGTGGAAACCGACTTCGATCAGTCGCTGGAAGATGTCCCCTGCATGCCAGGCGAGTTGAACCAGGTGCTGCTGAACTTGATCGTCAACGCGGCGCACGCGATTGGCGACAAGCTCGGCAGCGAATCGACCGAACGAGGAACGATCACCGTCGGCACACGGCGTCTGGATAACTTCGCCGAGATCTTCGTTCGCGATACGGGCAATGGGATTCCTGAATCGATTCGACGTCGGATCTTCGATCCTTTCTTCACCACCAAACCAGTCGGCAAGGGAACCGGCCAGGGGCTGGCCATCACCTATTCGGTGGTGGTTGAAAAGCATGGTGGCGAAATCGATTTCACTTCCGAGGTCGGCAAGGGAACGACCTTCTTTGTTCGCTTACCGTTGGCTTGTGGAGTCCCGGCATGA
- a CDS encoding response regulator: protein MTKILFVDDQANVLSGLRRMLHGHRDEWEMEFASGGMEAIKLLEEKPFDVVVTDMRMPGIDGAELLRRARERWPSIVRIVLSGQSEPERILRAMGPTHVYLTKPCDAQRLTTVVSQSSILRDRLPNAALKRVVSQLDAAPCQQATFDQLVAELESPSPSLERLGKIIATDIGMTAKILQLVSSSFFGQPQRVGSPQQAAALLGSELLHELVLKVGIFQPVDFSRIEGFSLEEINRHSVEVAACARMVAELETSNKQTINDAWLAGMLHDIGKIVLASAMPAAYQEAVRLAQNGNMSLWHAEMQVFGTSHAEVGSYLLSLWGLPEPICEAVADFRSHSSYEDFNEFRPVTAVHVANVLRRRNSLEQLFQKVHEERKAAESEEATPHYESCPLHWHQGPHTNASQGTW, encoded by the coding sequence ATGACAAAGATTTTGTTTGTTGACGACCAGGCCAACGTGCTATCGGGCCTGAGAAGGATGTTGCACGGGCACCGCGACGAATGGGAGATGGAATTCGCCAGCGGTGGCATGGAGGCAATCAAGTTGCTAGAGGAGAAACCGTTTGATGTGGTGGTGACCGATATGCGGATGCCAGGCATCGATGGGGCAGAACTCCTGCGACGAGCTCGGGAGCGTTGGCCTTCCATCGTGCGGATTGTTCTGTCGGGGCAGTCAGAACCGGAGCGAATCCTCCGCGCGATGGGGCCAACGCACGTTTACCTCACCAAGCCATGCGACGCGCAACGCCTGACAACCGTCGTTTCGCAGTCGAGCATCCTTCGCGATCGCTTGCCGAACGCGGCGCTGAAACGGGTGGTCTCGCAGCTGGACGCGGCACCTTGCCAGCAGGCAACATTCGACCAGCTGGTGGCTGAACTGGAATCGCCATCCCCTTCGCTCGAACGCCTCGGCAAGATCATTGCCACCGATATCGGCATGACCGCCAAGATCTTGCAACTGGTCAGTAGTTCGTTCTTCGGACAGCCGCAGCGAGTTGGCTCGCCCCAACAAGCGGCCGCGTTGCTGGGGAGCGAATTGCTGCACGAGTTAGTGCTGAAAGTCGGTATCTTCCAGCCGGTCGACTTCTCGCGGATCGAAGGCTTCTCGTTGGAAGAGATCAACCGGCATTCGGTGGAAGTGGCCGCGTGTGCCCGCATGGTCGCCGAGTTGGAAACCAGTAACAAGCAGACCATCAACGATGCCTGGTTGGCTGGCATGCTGCACGACATCGGCAAGATCGTGCTGGCCAGCGCGATGCCGGCGGCCTATCAGGAAGCGGTTCGTCTGGCCCAGAACGGAAACATGAGTCTATGGCATGCCGAGATGCAGGTCTTTGGGACCAGTCATGCGGAAGTCGGTAGTTATCTGCTGAGTTTATGGGGTCTCCCCGAGCCCATTTGTGAAGCAGTCGCCGACTTCCGTTCCCACAGTAGTTACGAAGACTTCAATGAATTCCGCCCGGTGACGGCCGTTCATGTGGCAAACGTCCTGCGCCGCCGGAATTCGTTGGAGCAACTGTTCCAGAAGGTTCACGAGGAAAGGAAGGCGGCGGAAAGCGAAGAAGCGACGCCCCATTACGAATCGTGTCCATTGCACTGGCATCAAGGTCCACACACGAACGCATCGCAAGGAACCTGGTAA
- the ilvA gene encoding threonine ammonia-lyase, biosynthetic, producing MDYLRKILNAQVYEIAHETALDRALKLSKRLKNDIWLKREDSQQVFSFKLRGAYNKMAQLEPEQLQRGVICASAGNHAQGVALAAKHLGCQATIVMPKTTPKLKIDAVKALDGNVVLFGESYTDSYQHAIELSTSNDMAFVHPFDDPDVIAGQGTIAVEILRQHQKPIHAIFVAIGGGGMISGVAAYIKAVRPEIKVIGVQMNDSDAMIRSVEKGERVQLTDVGLFADGTAVKQVGEETFRVTKALVDDYVVVDTDAVCAAIKDVFEDTRSILEPAGALSVAGLKQYAARHGLQDETLIAITCGANMNFDRLRFVAERAEVGEEREALFAVTIPEERGSFKRLCEVIGPRAVTEFNYRISDSNVAHVFVGLAVSSRDEALRTAEQLRSHGFDTLDLTDDELSKLHLRHLVGGHSKQASSEQLFRFVFPERPGALMRFLSAMPIDWNISLFHYRNQGADYGRILIGLQIPSDATTAFQDFIDSVAYPYVDETENPVYRLFLG from the coding sequence ATGGATTATCTGCGGAAGATTCTGAACGCCCAGGTCTACGAGATTGCTCACGAAACGGCGCTCGACCGGGCATTGAAGCTCTCGAAGCGATTGAAAAACGACATCTGGCTGAAACGTGAAGACAGCCAACAGGTCTTCAGTTTCAAACTGCGTGGGGCCTATAACAAAATGGCCCAGCTTGAACCGGAGCAACTTCAGCGCGGGGTCATCTGTGCTTCGGCTGGCAATCATGCCCAAGGGGTTGCCCTGGCCGCCAAGCACCTGGGATGCCAGGCCACCATCGTCATGCCGAAGACGACTCCCAAGCTGAAGATCGATGCCGTTAAAGCTCTGGACGGGAACGTCGTTCTGTTTGGCGAAAGCTACACCGATTCGTACCAGCATGCGATCGAGCTGAGCACAAGCAACGACATGGCATTCGTTCATCCATTCGACGATCCAGACGTGATCGCCGGCCAGGGAACGATCGCGGTTGAAATTCTGCGACAACATCAGAAGCCGATCCATGCCATCTTTGTCGCGATTGGTGGCGGTGGCATGATCTCAGGCGTCGCGGCTTACATCAAAGCAGTTCGGCCGGAGATCAAAGTCATCGGCGTGCAGATGAACGACTCGGACGCGATGATTCGCAGCGTCGAAAAAGGAGAACGCGTTCAACTGACAGACGTCGGTTTGTTCGCCGATGGCACCGCGGTAAAGCAGGTCGGCGAAGAGACCTTCCGCGTGACCAAGGCCCTGGTCGATGACTACGTCGTCGTTGACACCGACGCCGTGTGTGCTGCGATCAAAGATGTGTTTGAAGACACCCGCAGTATTCTCGAACCGGCCGGAGCACTCAGCGTCGCCGGCTTGAAACAGTATGCGGCCCGCCACGGTCTGCAGGACGAAACGCTCATCGCGATCACCTGCGGCGCGAACATGAACTTCGATCGCCTCCGGTTCGTTGCCGAGCGTGCCGAAGTGGGTGAAGAACGCGAAGCCCTGTTTGCCGTGACGATCCCGGAAGAGCGCGGAAGTTTCAAGCGACTTTGCGAAGTGATTGGGCCCCGTGCCGTGACCGAGTTCAACTACCGGATCTCCGACTCAAACGTCGCTCATGTGTTCGTCGGTCTGGCCGTTAGCAGCCGAGACGAAGCACTGCGAACCGCCGAACAGCTTCGCTCGCACGGGTTCGATACGCTCGACCTGACCGACGATGAGCTTTCGAAGCTGCACCTGCGGCACCTTGTGGGTGGGCACAGCAAACAAGCATCCAGCGAGCAGCTCTTTCGCTTCGTTTTTCCGGAGCGGCCAGGAGCGCTCATGCGGTTTCTCTCGGCGATGCCGATCGACTGGAACATCAGCTTGTTCCACTATCGAAACCAGGGTGCCGACTACGGACGA